CTGGAAGAAGAAGCTCCGGGGGAAGCGAGTGTAGGAGGAAGATTGGCCATAGCTTTCACCGTCTCCACGCGCCGCAACAGAATCGCTTACTGAATATGATAGCGGAGGGGGAACCCTTGTTTATATAGTAGGCCCGGGCGTGTTTGTCACGTGCCTCGCTTGGTCCGTTACGGCTTgtgttatttatttgtttatttttatttttatttgccGTTACGGCTTTGTTTAAATCTAAACGTTCCCCCGTTTTAAGGATATGTATATTGTGTAGAGAAATATATATGTGATCTTTAGCTTATATATCATTCACATGGAAAACacaatcttaaaatatttagtataaGCAAAAGGAAAAAGATTTGGAATATTTAAGGGTATAATATGTTTTTGTGTTCCCGCGTTAAATAGACTATTTTAACACTTTTAATTTAAATTGTCAAATAGATtcagcaaaatatttttttcttttactttttttttaccagAATGTCAATATAAattctttgtcaaaaaaatcaataaaatttaacttTATTTACCAAGTCCAAATAAATTACACTTTAAAAATAAGTTACACTATTTAAAACTAtgttacaaattttatttaatcacattcaattttattatctagtttatatatcatattatatatatgttttgtggacctattatatatttatcataaatcgcatttaaataaaagatagagTTCTAattaatgttttcaaaattcgtGATTTACACTCAGATTTAGGATTCTGGTTTTGGCTCGTGAAAATAACCATCGAAGGTTTAGTTGTATTAGGTGTTAATAATTTTTGACCAATATATTAGGTAagcaatttttttgaaaattgaccAGAATTTTAGGTACAATGTGTTTTAAGATTTCATAAGGACTTCCTACCACAAATCTTATCTTCTTGTATTCCACCTTAGATAAGAGGATAATAGCCTAATTATGgcttttaatttatagtttaaaatacaaattaaggttgtttaaattaaaatcaGATCTCATAGATATGGTTGTCATTTTCAGATGACAATATTTCTCAGCATCCACAAATATTTCGCCTACATATTTCTCAGAAGATGACAAAATGATTGGTACGATTCTTGATCAATTGAAATGTTATACACTAACGAAGTTCATCATTTAAAAACCTGAAATTAATTTAAGACTCGGACGAAAAAGTGAACGTAGAAGTGTTACAAACTACTAAGAATTATGTGAAACAGAAGATGTAGAAGCAATTAATCTACGGAGAAGTAAATGGAATGCGTTTATGATGAAGAGGGTCAGATCCAGGGCCGGCCTTGAGGGGGAGCCACTCAAGCCAAGGATTAGGGCATTCAAAATTAGTGGggcatatttaaaaaaaaaaaattattagtatatacataaaagaaaaatctgtagattattttgttaaaatattatctatTGGGCATATTTAGTTATAATAAGATTTGtcaaacttttaaatatattagtaaatttatattttagataatagtTAAAACCTTAATTCTAAAATAGAAACGTAACAATTGAGACTGCTATGGTCGAAAAACTTGATTATAAGAGTTTAATGGATGATTTTGCAGGGAAAAATGCAAGAAGATCTATATTTCAGCAATAAGTGTTTTTATATCAATGTTTTTTATgaacatattatgaaatttgattttttttaatgaaaatttaagttattttttatacTGTTTTGTGATCTTGATAAAACATGTACGAGggcatagttttaaattttgatcgGGGCAATATAAAAGGTTGGTCCGGCACTGGTCAGATCCAGTAGGAACTTGTCTTTCTTCAACTTCATTAGCTGATCCAACAACACCAATCTCATTCTCCTGTCGtccaaaatttaattaaatgatatttattttgtcaTCAAACTAAAACGAATACAAAGCTAGCTAAGCTAATGTTCATTCAGCTCAAAAGGTCGCTTAATAATCATTATGTTTTTCTACACGAAGAATATGATATAATTGGACATAAAGCATTAATACCTTCTTCATGGCTTTCATATCTTCTCTTTCTCCTAGCCAAAAGAACGCTAGAAAAACAAAAGATGAGTCGTCATATATATAGGAAGAACCAAGGATCGAGAAAACATTATATATCGATCGAGAGCGGCTTACATTTTGTAGAAGAAGAGTGAGCAAGTGAGCATGGAGAAAGAacgatggagaagaagatgattGTGATGAGAACGCCTCCTTTGTATCTCATCGCCGCCATTTTCAAAAATGACAAACTCTCTTGTGGAAGCAAAAGAATGACGAGCTTCGCGTCAAGAGTTGTCGTGTAATAAGGTAGATGTAGAGCAGATGGGTAAATCCGTCATTTTCGTTATTCTTATAGGATGACGGGTGAGCTTTTAACCTGTACGGACACTGATTACCGTTTGCAGGCTGGACCGAGTCGGACAAATATCATTCTCGTACAAATGTCGTGGAGCTATAATCTGGCGCCACCTCGCTGCTTATTTGGCACTAAGTGTAgcctttttcttctttaattaaataaaagaacGCAAAAAGCGTACGAGTCTAGTGGGCCTTCGTTAGAGCCCTATATGGGCCCATATTTAAACCTCGTTTATAATTCAAAACTAATAATTATCCAAAAAACCTTCAGGAATCGCAACCTCACACCTCAAAGAGGAGCTCAAGTAACCGAAGCTAAAGCTAATTAAATCTCACCGCCGTGAAGAACGGACGGCTAACGTTTGGTGAATACATTGGTTTGAGCATATAACGTTTGCTACCTCTCTCATCCTTGTAACAATGAGTTTTACAAGTCTATgcaacattctacatttatatgaAGTCTTGGTGAATTTTACAATGCTCAAGACCTAATTTGCAGATCCAGTTACTGGAGTTATGTGGCACACAGAGGTCACTACAAATCATCTTCCTAAACAAAATACAATTTGCTTTTTAACCATACAAGTTTCCAAAATCTCCCTCATCGATTCACATTGCCACCACCATCTACACCTTTTGGCCAGACTTCATCTGCGTTAGTAGTGAACCTGAGAAGATTATAAGGCCCTGACTCAAATATTACCGCTTTCTCCGTCTGACATTTCTTCAAGCTTTGCAATTGCATCCACAAGAGCTTGCTCATGATCCTAACATTTCCAAGTAAAAACTATAGTCAGCTTCTCTTTTTGTGTAGTCAAAGACCAAAACTCAACAACACATTCATGAACAATGGTTCTTACTCTTAGCACTCTCTTTGCTTTCTCTACCTCTGCTGGGTTGGGGTTAACTGATCCAAAAACTTTTTCTATCTgtaacaaatattatataaaaatcaatACTTAGATGTGAACCTTCGTTCTCTAATAATCCAAAAAACTTGGATGAATACCTCTTTTATTAGTGTATCAGTGTGGAGTATTTCGATATCGCCTAAAGCTTTCTTCCCAATGCCATTCTGTGCCTTGTGCGGCTGTATCTTCATGTTTCCCCTACCTCTGCCTGTAGGACCACCACGAGGCATGGCCTTTGCACTTCCACGGCCTTGCCCAGGATGTCCTCCTTTACGAGAAACCCCAGAATCCTCACCTTCCCATCTGATATCTCCCGGAGATATCTATACAAAGAGCAATCAGAATCCAAGAATGAGACTGAGCTCTTTGAGAAAATATAGAATTTAGCACTAATGAtacaattatattattaatcaaaTGAAGCAGTTCAATCATTATTCATTGACTATACTGAGTGGCAGTCAACAAAGTAAAAAAACTAATCAATCTCTTATTACTGATAGTGTAATAACTGACAAGCCTTTTCATTGACGAGTATTGCTGTAATAATAGTTATTACCTCTTTAAGATTTACCCATTCCCAAGTTTCATTCGGAGTGCTAATGTCATACACTAAAGCATGCCGCCCCTTTATCAATGttcaaggaaaataaaataaaatatcagaaAGTGGAGTTTTGGCACtaaaacattaaacatatatataggaATGAAAGATAAGATACCTCAATGGGGTTGTAGTTGGTAATAACGGCTTCATAGAAATGGTTGTCCTCAGGCCACTTTGTCCATACCTTCTTTCCAATCAACGGGTCATATGATCCTTCTTCACCTGGTTCATTGGTCAATGCACCTCCCTGGGGCCTCCCAGCAATGCCTGTAGCTGGGAACTGCATTGCCTTATCATTTGTTAGTCAATTAAAAATTTGAGAACAAGAGTCATCATCATAGTAACGAAAATTAGAGAGTCGCTCAGAACTGTGACTTACAGTCTTTGGCTTCTTGGTCTTTGGACCTGGTGGAGGAGGGCCTCCCCTTCTTAGCGCAGAAGAAGACGGTTGCATTGATGGGTGCAGAGCAGGAGATGGAGGGCCCATTGATTGTGATGTCTTTTGCTTCTTACGTGATCCTGAAACAGCTGGACTCGGAGCATTATCATGAACCATCTGAGGAACACTGTTACCCTTTCTCCATTCCCttacatgattttaaattaaacatcaTTAGCTCTAAATATTTGCTGTCGATTAATTgaagaaaaatatcaaaaagcaGACCTTATTCGCCTGATCATTTCATCAGCGTTAACCCTTGATAACAGCTCTCTGTGTTCCTCATCAGACACTCGAAGTTCTTTTCTGAGCTCAGTGATCAAACTTTCTTTCTcctgaataatttttttaatagatggTTAAGTTACATAAGCGTGGAGTTAGTAATGCAGAAGAGAAGTAGAATAATCACCCAAGTGATAGCATCAGACTGGGCTTTGAATGCACGGAGTATTGAGCTATAGGCTTCTTGCTCGATGAGATGAATTTGAGTTTCCATGTCACTGTGCACTCTTGATAAAGGAGCAGAGTTGAGAACCGAAGGCCTGCCGTTACCAGCAGGTCTCCCGCTTCTTTGATATCTACTTTGATGTGATGGAGGTAGGTCATCATCCGTACCTGAGtcccaaaagaaaaaacaacatATCAACCCAAAACATAGTAGATCAGTTTGTAAatccaaataataataaactattCTAACCAATGGAACACAATTACAATAAAAAGAACATCACATTGATGAGAACACAAACTAACACCAGCTTAGTTAAGAAACGGCTAGTCTAGAGAGAACATTCTttgaaagaagacaagactcaCCACTACTATCAGAAGGTCGGTAATCCATTTGTTGTTATTTCCCGGTGATGCTTCACAGGGAACCTAAAGAATCAAAACGTGGTATGAGAACCTGGTCTAGTTGCACCAAAGCACGACCTgcaaaaccaagaaaaaaacaaaaaaaaaaattaactgatGAAAGAAGCTAAAACACTCGCtcttcaacaaaacaaaacaaaaaacttcaCATTTTTAGATCAAAGCTGAGAATCCACAGTGTACGAAGAGTACTAACTTTCGTTGACAAAAGTCAACTACCAAACCTACACAAAAACTCAGTAGTGACAACACTCATAGAACAAACAATGTCACAGTTCTTCAACTCTAGCTCAGTAACCAAACATGACGAGATTCCAACTTCAGAAACTTTGTTACAAGCAAAATCCTAATCATGAAAGGAATCCACTTTTAGCtaaatttctgaaaaaaaaaatctccaattCAAAAACTACACTTTCCTAAACCCTAATCGCGACGGAACAAATCTCAAATTGCACATTTATAGAATACAACATCAAAAAGCAAATACCTTTTTCGTGGGCGCTCTTTATATCTTCTCTCGAAAACTTGGCATCAACCAAAACTTTTCATAACTCTCGAAAGATCATAGATTTGATCGAAACATCACAAGATCGACTCAAGTAAGAAACTTTCCCACCGCCCAATTCAATTTCGGAAAACGTTAGATCTCCAGGAAGCTAATACTACGCAGCGGAATTGAGAATCACTGAACAAACCGTGAACA
The window above is part of the Brassica napus cultivar Da-Ae chromosome C3, Da-Ae, whole genome shotgun sequence genome. Proteins encoded here:
- the LOC106379096 gene encoding CLAVATA3/ESR (CLE)-related protein 40, which codes for MAAMRYKGGVLITIIFFSIVLSPCSLAHSSSTKSFFWLGEREDMKAMKKENEIGVVGSANEVEERQAGPGSDPLHHKRIPFTSP
- the LOC106454725 gene encoding protein EMSY-LIKE 3 isoform X1 encodes the protein MDYRPSDSSGTDDDLPPSHQSRYQRSGRPAGNGRPSVLNSAPLSRVHSDMETQIHLIEQEAYSSILRAFKAQSDAITWEKESLITELRKELRVSDEEHRELLSRVNADEMIRRIREWRKGNSVPQMVHDNAPSPAVSGSRKKQKTSQSMGPPSPALHPSMQPSSSALRRGGPPPPGPKTKKPKTAMQFPATGIAGRPQGGALTNEPGEEGSYDPLIGKKVWTKWPEDNHFYEAVITNYNPIEGRHALVYDISTPNETWEWVNLKEISPGDIRWEGEDSGVSRKGGHPGQGRGSAKAMPRGGPTGRGRGNMKIQPHKAQNGIGKKALGDIEILHTDTLIKEIEKVFGSVNPNPAEVEKAKRVLRDHEQALVDAIAKLEEMSDGESGNI
- the LOC106454725 gene encoding protein EMSY-LIKE 3 isoform X2; its protein translation is MDYRPSDSSGTDDDLPPSHQSRYQRSGRPAGNGRPSVLNSAPLSRVHSDMETQIHLIEQEAYSSILRAFKAQSDAITWEKESLITELRKELRVSDEEHRELLSRVNADEMIRRIREWRKGNSVPQMVHDNAPSPAVSGSRKKQKTSQSMGPPSPALHPSMQPSSSALRRGGPPPPGPKTKKPKTFPATGIAGRPQGGALTNEPGEEGSYDPLIGKKVWTKWPEDNHFYEAVITNYNPIEGRHALVYDISTPNETWEWVNLKEISPGDIRWEGEDSGVSRKGGHPGQGRGSAKAMPRGGPTGRGRGNMKIQPHKAQNGIGKKALGDIEILHTDTLIKEIEKVFGSVNPNPAEVEKAKRVLRDHEQALVDAIAKLEEMSDGESGNI